One Erpetoichthys calabaricus chromosome 8, fErpCal1.3, whole genome shotgun sequence DNA segment encodes these proteins:
- the ulk2 gene encoding serine/threonine-protein kinase ULK2, producing MEIVGDFEYSRKDLVGHGAFAVVFKGRHRKKTDWEVAIKSINKKNLSKSQILLGKEIKILKELQHENIVALYDVQETPNFVFLVMEYCNGGDLADYLQAKGTLREDTLRIFLQQIAAAMRVLNSKGIIHRDLKPQNILLSYIGKRKSSINGIRIKIADFGFARYLQSNMMAATLCGSPMYMAPEVIMSQNYDAKADLWSIGTVIYQCLVGKPPFQANSPQDLRLFYEKNKTLVPIIPRETSPQLGDLLTGLLQRNQKDRMDFDAFFSHPFLEPFSTIKKSCPVPVPMPAPNYPGSVYDSTCGSSPSCRFASPPSLPDMQTLPEDGLSSPPLGPPNYLQLSKESGGSASSKNSSCDTDDFVLVPHITSDQSYDIPIGPTGRRASSEFLLCGGQQHNPLPMVSPRSETTPIPVPTQIRNYQRIEQNLSSSPNTLQYGSPRAGMVRRSNTSPLGFTKTSSASPSTNEVAQPVGRRLSTGSSRPYSPSPLVGTIPEQLGHCCCGHPQGHESRSRSSSGGSPIPPSQLLGARLQSAPTLTDVYQNKQKLRKQHSDPVYPSAVLYPGSHASQMCRPVSLGTSPTKHLGSSPRSSDWLQKTPLPTIIGSPTKTSAPFKIPKTQASCNLLALVAQQGLVDSTTPNKVLMETRDFSAYSGGRQQNFEHSKTTFGRSVSTGRLSEQPVRITLGGQPYQGSTDSLNTERPMDTAPASACGMPNLTGTSPRTVLFTVGSPPNSITPPTCSHTGARPRTTSVGSNSSAGSLCSTTGRVYVGSPPGGMGSSPPTAEAAPSSLRYVPYGTSPPSLEGFITFEAPELPEETLMEREHTDTLLHLRMMLSFSDCILEIASVRECSTELDASTSTSICPSQDSGIVDQISQLSKEWGQVEQLVLYMKAAQLLAGSLHLAKAQIKSCKLNPSSAVKQVVKSLNERYKSCISLCRRLTEKLNRFFSDKQRFVDEINSVTAEKLIYNYAVEMVQSAALDEMFQQTEDIAFRYNKAAMLLEGLAKVLQDPADIENVTKYKASVERRLAALCQCAVTLFD from the exons gaaactCCAAACTTTGTCTTTTTGGTGATGGAG TACTGCAATGGAGGAGATTTGGCTGATTATTTACAAG CGAAAGGCACTCTTCGTGAGGACACACTTCGTATCTTCCTGCAGCAGATTGCCGCAGCCATGCGAGTGCTCAACAGTAAGGGCATCATCCACCGTGACCTCAAGCCTCAAAACATTCTGCTGTCTTATATCGGTAAAAGGAAGTCAAGCATCAATGGCATCCGAATCAAAATAG CGGACTTTGGTTTTGCTCGGTATCTACAGAGTAACATGATGGCAGCTACCCTATGTGGATCTCCCATGTACATG GCTCCAGAGGTGATCATGTCACAGAACTATGATGCCAAAGCTGACTTGTGGAGTATTGGAACAGTCATTTACCAGTGTCTTGTTGGAAAGCCACCTTTCCAG GCAAATAGTCCACAAGACTTGAGACTTTTTTATGAGAAGAACAAGACATTGGTGCCTAT CATCCCACGAGAGACATCACCACAGCTGGGAGATCTTCTAACAGGACTCCTTCAGAGAAATCAGAAGGACCGCATGGACTTTG atgCATTTTTCAGCCATCCTTTCCTCGAGCCATTTTCAACCATCAAAAAAT CTTGCCCTGTACCAGTGCCCATGCCTGCTCCAAACTACCCTGGTTCAGTGTATGACAGCACCTGCGGGAGCTCACCTTCTTGTCGCTTCGCTTCTCCACCT TCCCTACCAGATATGCAAACGCTACCTGAAGATGGCCTGTCATCTCCTCCACTTGGACCTCCTAATTACCTACAGCTCTCTAAGGAATCAGGTGGCAGTGCTAGCAGCAAGAACTCCTCATGTGACACAGATGATTTTGTCCTAGTTCCACATATCACCTCTGACCAGTCCT aTGACATACCCATTGGACCTACAGGAAGACGAGCTTCAAGTGAGTTTCTGCTCTGTGGCGG GCAACAGCACAATCCATTGCCCATGGTGTCCCCACGTAGCGAGACCACTCCAATACCTGTACCAACCCAAATCAGGAACTACCAACGTATTGAACAGAATCTGTCCTCCAGTCCCAACACTCTCCAGTATGGTTCTCCCAG GGCAGGGATGGTTCGCAGATCCAACACAAGCCCCCTGGGATTTACTAAAACTTCCTCTGCCTCTCCATCCACTAATGAAGTGGCACAGCCTGTGGGTCGAAGGTTGTCAACAGGTTCTTCCAGGCCTTATTCTCCCTCACCACTTG TTGGAACTATTCCAGAACAACTTGGCCACTGCTGCTGTGGACATCCCCAGGGCCATGAATCCCGGAGCAGGAGCTCATCTGGTG gCTCCCCAATTCCTCCTTCCCAGCTGCTTGGTGCTCGTCTCCAGAGTGCTCCCACACTGACGGATGTCTACCAGAACAaacagaaactgcggaagcagcACTCAGACCCAGTGTATCCCAGTGCAGTTCTGTATCCTGGGAGTCATGCATCACAAATGTGTCGGCCAGTCAGTTTGGGTACCTCACCGACTAAGCATCTTGGCTCCTCTCCCCGCTCATCTGATTGGTTGCAGAAAACTCCTCTGCCCACCATAATTGGCTCACcaacaaag ACAAGTGCACCTTTCAAGATCCCTAAAACTCAAGCTTCTTGCAATCTGCTTGCCCTGGTTGCACAGCAGGGATTGGTTGACAGTACAACTCCAAATAAAGTGCTGATGGAAACTCGGGATTTCAGTGCCTATTCTGGAGGCCGACAGCAGAACTTTGAGCACAGCAAGACCACCTTTGGCAG ATCTGTCAGTACAGGAAGGCTTTCTGAGCAGCCAGTCAGGATCACAttaggaggacagccttaccaagGCAGCACAGACAGCTTAAATACAGAGAGACCTATGGATACAG cACCTGCCAGTGCCTGTGGAATGCCAAACTTGACAGGAACAAGCCCTCGGACTGTGCTGTTCACTGTAGGATCACCCCCCAACAGTATAACGCCCCCCACATGCAGCCACACGGGTGCTAGGCCTAGAACAACGTCAG TAGGATCAAACAGCTCAGCAGGCTCCTTGTGTTCTACAACTGGTCGTGTCTATGTGGGTTCTCCACCTGGTGGTATGGGTTCCTCCCCTCCAACTGCTGAGGCAGCGCCAAGTAGTCTCAGATATGTCCCATATGGAACCTCCCCCCCAAGTTTGGAGGGCTTTATCACATTTGAGGCCCCAGAACTACCTGAGGAGACACTGATGGAG CGGGAACACACAGATACTTTGCTTCACCTTCGCATGATGTTGTCCTTCAGTGACTGTATACTAGAAATTGCATCAGTGCGGGAATGCAGCACAGAACTTGATGCTTCTACTTCCACTTCTATTTGCCCCTCACAAGACAGTGGAATCGTAGATCAGATCAGTCAGCTCAGCAAGGAGTGGGG GCAAGTTGAACAGCTGGTCCTTTACATGAAGGCTGCTCAGCTGCTTGCTGGCTCCCTGCACCTGGCAAAGGCTCAGATCAAGTCATGCAAACTGAATCCCTCCAGTGCTGTCAAGCAAG TAGTGAAGAGCTTGAATGAACGTTACAAGAGCTGCATCTCACTTTGTCGACGTTTGACAGAAAAACTGAACAGATTCTTTTCAGACAAACAACGCTTTGTGGATGAGATCAACAGTGTGACTGCTGAGAAGCTAATTTATAACTATGCGGTTGAAATG GTACAGTCTGCTGCCTTGGATGAAATGTTCCAGCAGACGGAGGACATTGCCTTTCGTTACAACAAAGCCGCTATGCTACTGGAAGGGCTGGCAAAAGTGTTGCAGGACCCAGCTGACATTGAGAATGTTACTAAGT ACAAGGCCAGTGTGGAGCGCCGGCTTGCCGCCCTTTGCCAGTGCGCAGTTACATTGTTTGATTAG